One window of Epinephelus fuscoguttatus linkage group LG9, E.fuscoguttatus.final_Chr_v1 genomic DNA carries:
- the igbp1 gene encoding immunoglobulin-binding protein 1, whose translation MAECENTNDVSDAGPPKLCDLLDRGWKIFEDVDSTNEPLGSTSIQVRVKRGIKMLEEASGMVAQLDLFSRNEELEEIATADLRYLLLPALLGALTMKQTGQNKRLEIVQTARVYFMDFLRRCKEYDISQFKLPNVTNENSPEEASESGYSTPKSVPCPSDLVSMAAQRQAKIERYRQKKELEAKLSDVRRAVNSGQADDEVTRDFYLLNVRRWVTVCLEEIESIDQEVEILKRMDGLKGAVKQPAQPARPPMKPFILTKDAVQAQVFGAGYPSLPTMTVDDWYDQHRKHGVLPDQGIPRTVPVEDTDSKEREEEEKEKRAENDDEESLLKARNWDDWKDTHRRGYGNRQNMG comes from the exons ATGgcggaatgtgaaaacaccaacGATGTGTCAGACGCAGGACCTCCGAAATTGTGTGACTTGCTTGATCGTGGGTGGAAAATATTTGAAGATGTAGACAGTACAAACGAACCGCTCGGCTCTACCAGTATCCAGGTGAGAGTTAAACGCGGTATCAAAATGTTAGAAGAAGCGTCTGGAATGGTGGCTCAGCTCGACCTGTTCAGCCGCaatgaggagctggaggagatcGCCACGGCGGACCTGAGGTacctgctgctgcctgctctgttAGGAGCCCTGACCATGAAGCAGACCGGCCAAAACAAACGACTGGAGATAGTCCAAACAGCCCGGGTTTACTTTATGGATTTTTTAAGGAGATGTAAAGAGTATGACATATCACAGTTTAAATTGCCCAATGTGACGAATGAAAATAGTCCTGAAGAAGCATCAGAAAGTGGATACTCGACACCCAAG TCTGTCCCCTGCCCATCAGACCTGGTTTCCATGGCAGCACAGAGACAAGCTAAGATCGAGCGATACCGCCAGAAGAAGGAGCTGGAAGCCAAACTGTCAGACGTACGGAGAGCTGTGAACAGCGGTCAGGCCGACGATGAAGTCACTAGAGATTTTTACCTTCTGAATGTCCGGAGATGGGTCACTGTGTGTCTGGAGGAAATAGAGAGCATCGACCAGGAGGTGGAGATACTCAAGAGGATGGATGGTCTGAAGGGTGCTGTCAAGCAGCCAGCTCAGCCAGCCAGACCTCCCATGAAACCCTTCATTCTCACCAAGGATGCTGTACag GCTCAAGTGTTCGGGGCTGGTTACCCCAGCCTCCCCACCATGACAGTGGATGACTGGTATGATCAGCACAGGAAACACGGAGTTCTGCCTGACCAGGGGATACCCAGGACGGTTCCTGTGGAGGACACTGATTCAAAggagagggaagaagaagagaaagagaagagggctgaaaatgatgatgaggagTCTCTGCTGAAAGCCAGAAACTGGGATGACTGGAAAGACACTCATCGCAGAGGTTATGGAAACCGCCAGAACATGGGCTAA